One Panicum virgatum strain AP13 chromosome 9K, P.virgatum_v5, whole genome shotgun sequence genomic region harbors:
- the LOC120647955 gene encoding alpha-1,3-arabinosyltransferase XAT3-like, whose protein sequence is MRGRPKSKKHGSGAAALWLLLPLLVLIVLKTNLHPQVARYSIVGSSPSAASGDEMAGGVDATKGYNQPNQIATTIREEDSSVKISGTSLLLHRLKQQIEQIKNISYLTIPRQIHGKSATVYVVSASTYRPENSTIKLRPYARKWEDQVMLLVREVTLRRSSPPTGGADDDAPPECSVRHDVPAVIFSTGGYNRNFFHVMTDVIIPLYLTARQYDGRVQLLATDYEPKWIAKYKSILATLSAYPVIDMDSDEDAVRCFPSARVGLESHKELGIVPGLSRNGYTMTSFREFIRSAYSLQRPRAAPVSRSSGGRKPRLVLILRRNSRQLKNEADAIAAATEVGFDVVPAGPDDVSDLERFTAVVNSCDVLMGVHGAGLANMLFLPDNATVVQIIPWGDLKWPCRQSFGEPVAPMGLRYLEYEATADETTLNETYPRDHAVFTDPISVHRQGFDTVWNIFINGQHIILDIKRFRGFVEQLYRATTTENVG, encoded by the exons ATGAGGGGAAGACCCAAGAGCAAGAAGCATGGGAGCGGTGCAGCAGCGCTGTGGCTCCTGCTGCCTCTTCTCGTTCTGATTGTGCTCAAGACCAATCTCCATCCGCAGGTTGCCCGCT ATTCCATTGTCGGCTCATCTCCTTCTGCTGCATCAGGAGACGAGATGGCTGGCGGCGTCGATGCGACGAAAG GGTACAACCAGCCAAACCAAATCGCTACAACGATCAGGGAAGAGGACAGTTCTGTGAAAATTTCAGGTACTTCTTTACTTCT CCACCGTCTCAAGCAGCAGATAGAACAGATCAAAAATATTTCCTACCTCACTATTCCCCGGCAAATCCATGGCAAATCCGCCACCGTTTACGTCGTCTCGGCGTCCACCTATCGCCCGGAGAACTCGACCATCAAGCTCCGCCCGTATGCACGAAAGTGGGAGGATCAGGTCATGCTCCTGGTTCGGGAGGTCACCTTGCGCCGATCCAGCCCGCCAACAGGAGGTGCCGACGACGACGCCCCACCGGAGTGCTCGGTTCGGCACGATGTCCCAGCCGTGATTTTCTCTACGGGCGGCTACAACCGGAACTTCTTCCACGTCATGACCGATGTGATCATCCCACTCTACCTCACGGCCCGTCAGTACGATGGCCGCGTGCAGCTGCTCGCCACCGACTATGAACCCAAGTGGATTGCCAAGTACAAGTCCATCCTCGCCACGCTATCCGCCTACCCTGTAATAGACATGGACTCCGACGAAGACGCCGTGCGCTGCTTCCCGTCGGCTCGTGTCGGGCTGGAGAGTCACAAGGAGCTCGGTATCGTCCCAGGTCTCTCTCGCAACGGCTACACCATGACGAGCTTCCGGGAATTCATCCGCTCCGCCTACTCGCTGCAGCGGCCACGGGCGGCGCCAGTGAGCAGGAGCTCCGGCGGACGGAAGCCCCGACTCGTCCTGATCCTGCGTCGCAACTCGAGGCAACTGAAGAATGAAGccgacgccatcgccgccgcgacCGAGGTGGGCTTCGATGTGGTTCCTGCGGGGCCGGACGACGTCAGTGACCTGGAACGGTTCACGGCGGTGGTGAACTCCTGCGACGTGCTCATGGGCGTGCACGGTGCCGGACTGGCCAACATGCTGTTCCTGCCTGACAACGCCACGGTGGTGCAGATCATCCCGTGGGGCGACCTCAAGTGGCCGTGCCGGCAGTCGTTCGGCGAGCCGGTGGCACCCATGGGCCTCCGGTACCTCGAGTACGAGGCCACGGCGGACGAGACCACTCTGAACGAGACCTACCCCAGGGACCACGCAGTGTTTACGGACCCCATCTCCGTACACCGCCAGGGGTTTGACACGGTGTGGAACATCTTCATCAACGGCCAGCACATCATCCTAGACATCAAACGGTTCAGAGGGTTCGTGGAGCAGCTGTATAGAGCCACCACGACGGAGAACGTAGGGTAG